The Carassius carassius chromosome 32, fCarCar2.1, whole genome shotgun sequence DNA window TGCTTCAAATCTTAATAGCATACTTCTACTCAACACAAAGCACTTGGCATATTACTCATGCCTGTAGAACAAACAGCGTAGGATGAGTTATATGCTAATCTAATGTATATTAGGTATGAGTAACAGTGATGCTTGTCTTAGCAAGCACCACTACTGAAACAGAAACTGACACTTTGAACGCCTCCATTAGATTAAAGTTTAAGGATTTAACCAATTAGACTTTCAAAAAGCCTGAAACAGCGTTAAAATTGATCCTAAAAGCAAACAggattttatttatgtgttttattcatgattgcttttttattagaaagtcaATTAGATTAGTCAGCCAAGAGCAATTCGAACAACAAGTTAACAGTTTAGTATCTTGTGTAATGTTCTTGAGAGGCtgctgatagttttttttttttatttatttaaaaataagaataagtaGTAGAAAGTCAATGTTCTGACCATGTGCACAATTGTGCATAAAATACAGTTATCCTGCTCTCTGCTGGCCTTACATAAAATAACACTTGACATCAATAGGGAAAAGAAAgggataaaattaataatctgttCCTTGCTTGGATAACCAAAACTAAAGGTCTCACCATTGGTGCAGATGAGAGAGTGTCTAATTGATGAACCTTCTCAGCCAGCAGGAAGTCCAGTAGATTCCCTGATGACAACACCCATCCGAATGCCAAGAGCTGATCTCGGCTCCCCACTTCTTCAATGTGACTGGGGGGCTGGGGCCCCACCACCCAAGGGGGCCCATAGCCACAGTGACACAGAGCACTCCTCACAAACAGCAGCTGCACATCTGCAAGCACAGCACTGTGGGTTGTAAAAACAATAATGCATTACACATGGACTGCAGTTGTTTGTAATGATCAATTTACCAAAATCTTGGTCTTTAGAGTCGCGGCACGCACAATCCAGAGCAAAAACTCTCTGCAGAAGCCCACTTAACAAACTCCACATGTCCACTgcctgaaaacaaaacacatattGAGCACACTAAGTAGGGATAATCTAGCTAATGATGACTTATCTATCAAATTATCCTGAATCAcattagagagggagagagggagggagaagtgGTACCATTATAGTACTAAGGTACAATGATCATCTTACCGCATCTTTTCTGTTGAATTTAGCTCTCCTGAATGCCTCAGCTGTCGGTATCGACTCGACGCTTAATGCAGATAGTAACTTACAGAGAGAAGAAATAACTTCCTTCACTTTAACACTCTTTTCGCGCGACATTTTACAAGTAACGTTAGTATGTTTACAACGTCAATAGTTGTTAGGCAACAGACACTTCCTAGTTGAGCGTCATTCAGGCCGTATTGATTATTGTTGATTTGGCGCTCTACATGATTGACGTAAATCCTGACCAATAGGAATTGTAGACAGCCCACCTCGATACGTCATACTGCATGGACTTGATTTTACTCGatttgttttttatctttatttattttttatttttttttatgttgtatatttATCTATGTTATGTTgtggtaatatatttaaaatgaaaaaaaaaatacattcacaaaTCAGTAATgaactgaaaaatgaaaatgcaataataattatGACAGGTCATATACTGCTGGGGGGTAAAGTCAGATTAATTAGTAATTAATCCAGTAATTAAAGAAAGGAAGATTGTGTGGTTTCACTTTGTAAAGAACTTTACTGCCACCTACTGTTTACGACTCGACGCTCACCCCTAAATAAAGACATATTTTGCTTACATTTTACAATACCAAtaacatttgttaacattaacacaatataagttcattttaatttcaacatcAACTAATACATTTTTTGAGATTAAAAGTTGTATCCGTTAACATTAACCAACGCActctgaactaacatgaacatgaacacattCCACTAACGTTAACAAAGGTTGGgcctaataaatgctgtaaaaatattcataattcTTAGTTCGTGTTAGttcatgcattaactaatgttaacaaatgagatcttattgtaaagtgttaccacacaTTCAAagcaatggtaataataataatgaatggtaATATAACTTGAGCAGAGGACAAACTAGTTTATTGTTTTCTTCTGAAACACAGTAAACAAAAACATGTAGAGggatcaaaaacaataaaacatgcataaaattgtaaatatacattttaaatcacatgTACAAAATTGTTAACAAGAAACAAATTCAGACAACTTTTTAATTACAGTATTAGTTATGGTGCCTTTATTCGGCCACAGTACATTTAACTTACTTTATGGAGTCATGCTACAAAGTGTTAAATTGCTCTCATTGTGCAACTTGTTTTAAATACAACACATACAATGTAATGTGTTAACAATACACTTAGTGATGAAACTGTACTATTAACTGCAAATTAGTTTGTCCAAacaaatttattacaaaaagtaTGCCacttacaaaagttatttaattaaaaattaaaatcttgCAATTATTATTCAACTTCAGATTGAACTTTTAAAGTAGCCTCCTAATAGAGACATACTAAAACATAGCATCACCAATTGAAACAATTATAAGCCCATGTCACAAACTTAATAAATCATTCCAATTCTGTAGTTGCTTCAATGTCACTGGCTTGTATTTACTGTTACAATCTAACATGTTATTGATCTCCCTGAAAAgttttgttaatatataaaaattttaatatgtcCTTCACGCGGTAACTTCAGTGGTTATTCAAAtcgaaaatattatttttactgaATTTATCGAAAGTTatgctaaattatttaatattatagtggtgttcattttaattcttcatagttatttttaagCACAGGTTAGATTAGGTAGAAATAGTTCTTTAAAGTAACAAtggccatttttttttacagtgtaagtaATGAGTATCATCCAATCTGTCTTTCTGCAAAACCCTTACATTATGATTGTATATCACCGCTTGTACTAAGGCTAACAAAACGCATCAAGTGTGTGCTTTTCAAATCTATTCAAAGTGTTAAAGCTCAAGAAAATGGATTTAGCTTTTTTGGCTTCATTCCATATAAAtaaacctaataaaaaaaaataaataaatagaaatattgcACAGACTTCTAATAGTTAAAATGCTGGTGtttgaacaataaaaaaatgcaccAACTTCTGAATATTTAAAGGAATTGCATTAGCTCTCCCCTTCACCTTCATCCTCTTCTTGTTTGATAACGGGGtttcctaaaaatgaaaattatgaggAATCATCAAAGGTAATTTTTGCACccgtgttttattttttgtttaactaACATATGCTGCTTACCATCTAGCTTTTTAAGCTTGGGAAGCCTCTTAGTAGCTTCCTCTATCCAGTTACCATCTGCAGAATACTTTTCTTCTAATGGGTTCCCCACAAAGACGAGGTCCACCAATGCTGGAAGATCTGCCAGCTTCTGAAACTCCCCTAAAGAAACAAACAATCTCATAAAATGCTCATTCTTGATGTACCATGACTAAGCTGCTACTGGTCTCTCAGTAACCTAGCTTCCATGCTCACCCCACTCCTTGACCAAGTTGTTAGACATATACAAGACTTTGAGTTTCTTCATGACGTGAATTCCCTTCAGTTTTTCTATGAGGTTATAAGAGATCCACAGCTCTTCCAGAGTATCACCTACTGCTTCCTGTGGGGGACAGAAGAGGAGTTAGAAGGAAGCAGATGTCCACTTCTTTACGATATAATTAATGTTCTTCTTCTTTACTTACAAGTCCATTAAGGTTTTTGATGCTATTCCGCCCCAAGGACAATATCTTAAGGTTCTCtaggagaaaaaatttaaataaactgttCAGCAATCATGACAAATGCACTtgacagaaatgcatttaaaGAGTTTACTTACTTAGACCATTCAAGTTGGCAATTTTTTCAATACAGTTTGTAGACAAGGATAATCTCCTAGGTAGGTCAAAACATACAATGAAAGTATATTAGAAAATTATTAAATCTGACAAATactgacattgttttttttgttttttttaacacttcattttaaggtgtccttgttacatgtacttactattataataacaataaattatgcataattacatgcaagtaaccctaaatcAAGCTCTAATCTCTAACCATAaagtagtaagtacatgtagttaattaatattactcagcacttaaatgtataattacacactgtaacaaggacaccttaaattaAAGTGAAACCGAAAATGAACTAAAAATTGGATCTGTGTATTTAGACTCACTCGCAGTTGACAAGATTAGAGAGAGTTGCGTCCATTTTTTCAATGGGAGGTATCTGACCATAAAGCTTTACTGCTGTTGCCTCGCTCGCTTTTTCCCCCGTTTTCTCCTCCTTAGATAACAAAATGAAATCAATTTTGATAATCTGACTGACAGAGAGCAGAGCTTACATGTTTACTAGTAATGTTTAATGAGTTAAAAGTTTTGGAAAAGTTCATCTACAAACTAAATGTTTTACCCATTTCACCAGGGCCTCTTTAATAGTTGTTGCTTTTGCCTGaaaatacacataatacactcgTGATGACTAACAGAAAGGTAATATGATACTTTtgtgtataatatgtataataacatgcatttttctCTAACGTTATATCTCTATGAATATTCTACTGCACGTTAGAGTAAAATCATCCGCTTCAACGTTCAATAATAATAGAGTTGCTAAGCTCGCTATCCTTTTGACATTACGTTGACATCTTCTGTATCCTATATGTAGCCCCTTTAAGACTTAATAAACCAAAACCTCTGTAAATTTAAAACCTAATTTGCTAATGTCTAAAAGCTAGCGAGGTGGCTAAATGTTTATCTGCTGCAAACCGCCAGACACAAGTGAAGAACACTGATGCAGCTTCTTTTCCAGCCAGAGTAATGACCTCGTTTTGTTATAAAACAAACAACTTATTTCCTGATTTTGAACAATGCATTTTAACCCagtaacataacataataatgtGTATTTAAAGCAGAAATACGATGGGAACTCACCATGTTGTTCTTTACGGTTGCTATGGAACTGCCCCGCCGCAAAGCGCGTGCGCAAAGTGATGCTTCTGAGTGGCACGAGTCGCGTATCCGCGTGACAACACAAACATCATGCTGATAGCACAGGGAAAGAAAATAGGCAACCAAGAGAACGGTGAGAGCGacaaacagaaagacagacagacagacagacagacagacagacaagatagatagatagatagatagatagatagatagatagatagatagatagatagatagatagatagatagatagatagatagatagatagatagatagatacatagatagacaCAATAGCTTAATTTAATGTTACTATTCCACTTAAACTAAATAATATCAcacaatgttatatcatattattattttttatatttttattttttgctttttatagTTGTCGACTTTTGAAGGATACTAAAGTCTCTTGAACAAAGCCATATCTCACAATGCTATTTTCACTTTTTATAAGATACAGGcctgtatattttattgtatagtCATTCCGTACACTTCCATTTTAATACTTGATAATACTAGTGTATATGCACTGGTCCAGATCTGTTAAACCTAGTGAGAGGTTCATGGTGTGATTCCGCAGTCAGACCACTGGGTGGGAGTGATGTAACAATAATTAAGTTAAACTACCCTcgatttagtgtgtgtgtgcgtgtgtgtacctTCATAACCATATTTTGTGGACAAATTTGTACCCAGAATTGAGCTAAACCTGACACAGTCTTCAGAAGTCTCCCTTTGGGGgacgtcctcatttgtaaaactggtataaaaataaacaaagttattttattttattattattattatttttttttgttaattgtaaaaatgcaaaaagttttctGTAAGTGGTAAGTTTAGGGTTTATGGTTGGTGTAgtgcgatagaatatacagtttatacagtatgaaaaccattacgcctatggaatgtccccatttagatagctaagtaaacgcgtgtgtgtgtgtgtgtgtgtgtgtgtgtgtgtgtgtgtgtattcttctAGATGCCTTTAATAACAGTCCAATATGGAACCCATTTCgaccagaaaaaaattaaaaatgaatcatagtttagtaaactataatataaaaccctttacaaacaaacaaacaattacttCACTAACCATAGTATAACCATGGTGTCTGTAGTAAAGCTGCGGTTAtacaaaaacatggttactacacttttattataataaaatggtTAACTGACATAATGGCCAAAAATCCTAAttataaaaaagtcaaaattatgagataattgTGACAAAAATGCAACCTTAATTTTATTTTCTCATACTTTCAGCCTTTATCTCACAACTGTGACGTCTCTTAACTGTTACTTTTTGTcttataattatgactttgtgTTCCATAGTTTAGactctttattttataattatgatGTTTTATGTCATGCAGTAATTATGATTTTCAAAGCATTGATGTTTTTTCTTATGTGGTAGAAATAGGTTTCCATTGAGCAAGAGGTCTATAACACTGGCCTGCCAGGCTCTAAAACTCTAAAATTCTTAACtcgttgttttgttttaaatgttaaaacaataGTATTCTGCATCAATAAGTAAATGTACAATTGCTATGATGATCACAAAACAAGCCAAGAGTTTCAATAAAATATTGAGtaaaacacaaatgcaaacatgcatgtgtgtaaaagtataaaaaatgctacaaaaatgtTAGCTATAAACTGCAAACAAGAATTCAGTGTCCAGTAGGCTACAATATGTTCAGAGTGGAAACACTGAACATCAGATTTTCGAGCCTGCATGTTAGACTGGACGTTTATAAGAAATGTAATATGTATTAATCTGAAATACCCTTAGAGTGTCTTACATTTGCATAATAGTGggctttttattattcttttctaATACAATCCCACACGACCGGTCGCTTTAAATTGCTTTGACTGCAGTCTCATTAGTGAAACGACTATTTGTCACATTTGTACGGAGAAAATCAGTCGCATTACGCTGGCAAAACCATGAATAATGAGATCCAAGAAATTGTATTCAGTGCCGAGGAGCACTTGTATCGTGTTTATCTGACACACGCATGCGCAGTGCAGCCCAGTGACAGCCGAGCAGCCTCCTCAAGAGCCCAGCAGCGACAATTCAGACAGCAGCAGTCAGTCTCCCCAGTTCCTGTTTCCGCCACGACTCGCCTAGCATCCCTTTCGTTAAAACATTCGCGCTGTGGAGATACAAGTACGCCAGTGCCAAATCAAGGTAAGTGTGTCGCCGTTACATACGACCGCGTTATGTTAAGGAAATCGACGTTTTTCTCACCTGCGAGTTCGCTCCATCCCGGCCTGTTGCTAGCTTCCTCGACCGCTGAACGACAAAAATAACGGTCAGCTTTGCAGCTCGAGCGTATTGTGTTTTCGCGCCGTGATAGCGAAGTATGCTCTGGTCAGACAGTTATTCTGTGGGTATCACGACCACGGCACACTGTATAATGTCTTTATGTACTAGAAAGAGATGAAGACGATTGTGAATGATAATAGCAGTGCCAAACATAGGAAGACTACTTTCAGTGAATCCACACCATATAGCGCAAAACGAAACTGTTCACGAATACACCAGACgagattattaataaatggtttgTATCAAGAAATGAATAATGCCCGGAATGTGAGTCAGACATTTAGCGGGAATAACAACAGCAGTAGCGTGTCCATTTTAATGTGGGTAGAAAGAGAAAGGCAAGTTAACATCAAGTCGCTGCAGAAATCGGAGTGTTTACTTTTAGACCCTTGTAAAGAAGTCAGCGAGTTACTGAACACTGCGAAATGATGTTTAAAGaagcagttcacccaaaataaaattcagttaacttcattttgttgttttaagcCTGTATGAATGTAGTTTCCATCAAATGACTGAATGGGGAAAGAAAATGTCAAGCCTGTGAACTGTAATAAATGTGTCATAAAAGTAGTCTGCATATCTCGTACGCTATTTTCAAAGTGGTTTTGTGCTTAAAGATGTCAATTTTATATGGAACAAAATGGAATTTGAGTGGTTGTTTACAAAATCTTGACACCCACCTTGATCACTGTGAGAGAAGAAATGATTTGTATATCAGAAATATGTTTGAGTCatatcttttcaatgaatcagttgaacCAAAGATAACAAATATGTTCCTCTTAAAAAGCAATTACATGACTTGAGAATATTTGGAATACAGTGCAATAAATCAAGTAGATTACTTTTATGGAAGTTTTAcacaccctttttttttttacccttcatTGGAATTACATGTAAATATGCAGCTGACAGAATCCTTAAAGTTTGCCTCTCTGATTTGGAATAGctatttaattttgtggtgaactatccttttaaaaatCATGACGTGTGGGCGCTAGTAGCCTTGTGGGCAGTGCGCTAACTTATACCTATGTTACGCTTCGGGTGTCCCAAGAGTCCCAGACTTGCAAACTGTCCCTatcctgcaaaaaataaataaaaaataaaataaaatgtgaaggcAATAAACCTTACTGCAACAATACAAGTCATTATTATGATGATGACTGTTTTTCCCAATGCAGTTCCTACAAGTATTTTCACTATTCTAACTGTCAAAGGTTATGCTTCTCAACTGCACTTGGATCAGTTTGATTTCTTATTAGCTAAAGTGAGCTGCCTAACTAGAAGGCATATATGTGGAAATCACAGCACAGGGATTATTTGTCTCCGCCAGTGCTTTTCCTTACTTAATCCACTCCTATCACATCCATTAGACACACTTCAGGATCGACACCATTAATTATCATCTTATGACTATTTGGCTTCACTCTTTCAAGTCTACTATGTGGTTTTATCTCCCGTCATGTCATCTGCTGTTTTAATCGATGCACTGGAAACATTTCCCACTCTTAAGAGCCTTGTAAAATCAATGTCTTCTACAGATGTACGGTCATAATGCCCAGTCCCTGCTCTTCCAAGCATACACCGATAACGAGCTTTCATAGTCAAGTGTGTTATCACATCTACTTGGACTTGTGTGCATTGTCTCAACATTCATACATCTTTAATAATACTTTTTGCATTGAAGCTTATCTCGCTTGACTTGGAATTAATTAAATATGCCATGATAATTGATACCTCCAGAAGCTTAGGTTTCTGGATAGAAATGATGAGATTTTATTCCTCTCAAGTCGGATGGTCATTATCAAAAAATTAACGAAATCTGTCCTGGGTCAGTTGATTTGCATTACCGTTTGGCCTTAGAGCAGCAAAAAATACAACaatatgaacattttatttcacacatctgtaaatactgtatattaacatATGCTATAAATGGCAGGTTTCAGACTAGCACTTTTCAATTGTATACTGGAGAATATGTTTGTCAAGTAACCTGTAAAGTGGCTAACAAATAATGACTGAATCAGTCTGACTATATTATATGAAACCAAGAAAATTCATTTTCATGGGTCAGGTAAAAGTCACTCCTACACGTTTCACATTTTACAGTGTAGTCAGACAAACTGAGAGAATGAATTCAACACTCCTCTGCTATGTTTACTTGCCAGGGTCCTTAGAGCAGTCTTAGCCAATGGCAGTCCCTGTAACTTCCCTAAGGGGCGGTTCATTTAGCTAGAGGCCTTTTTTAGGGAATCACTCTAAAACAAATCCACAAATAGAGTTTTAAACATGTTTTGTCAGTTAATGTAAAATGTGGTTAcatctaaattaatttaatatgacAGAATCAAATGCATTATGTAACAATATAAAGGTCTGCACTAAGTTTCACCAACTTAAGTCATTTTTTAAGGGTTAGATCAGGTACAAACAGCTAAGGTGGCAATTACTGTATGCTTCCTTTTTCAGTGCAGTATCAAATTTCATGCTGGTCTCTGAATAGATACCAGTTTTAAACAGAGAAGTGAATACATCTGttcacattttcatatttagaCAAAGGAAATTGGTTATAAAGTTCATATGTCAGGGTGTGATGTGGCCTTATCTTGCTCAAGTTAACCATAAGTGAAGTTTATCTTTACTCCAGTATTTTATTAGCATTAAAATTGATGTAAGTTTTTGATGTTGTATAATCATCTCTTTTGTTGAAagtttgcttttaatttaaattttgttcAGTCTATCGCAACTGACAGGTGATCcctaaatatgcattaaatttgtCATAGGCCCCGGGAGTCTCGTTGCAGCTCCGTGTTTTGCACTGACTCACTCTGCTCACACAATTATGGTTGTGAAACATTAACTTAAAAACATAATATGTGGTTATGAGATTTCCATAATGTGTCGCTTCACATTCCCATGTGATCAAATGCTACCTTTGCTTATAAAGGGTTGTTCTGTGTTATTTAAATTTAGGACACTGATGCAGTGACTACAGATGTTGCCATAGTCACATGAACATGTAACAGCACACTTTAAGCCCAGCAGAAATCCATTGTAGGCATGTCTGTCTTGTCACATTTGTCATATTTGAGTAATGAACTGAGAAATCTAATAATGCCCTCGATAGATAATCGTCTCCTGGGGTGAATTATGAAGAAGAATTATTAATCCAGGAAAAGACGTTCTGGTTTATGCTCATTTTATTGAGATTGAATGGAGGAGTAATAGAGTGCAGGGCTTTGCTACTTTCTTAACATACATTCGCCCCATGCTGTGAAGTGAAGGTCAGGACGGGGGCTGTAATAAAGCTCAAAATCACGGATCAGACAGGAGTGAAGGGAATCTCATTTCCCTCCCCCGCTCCCCATGCTCATCTCTTCTGTTCTGCCAATATCAGGTGACTACTCTTGGCTGAGTTTCCATAGCAATATGGGCATTGGGCGGGGATAAAGAGGTTCTGATCAGTTTTAATGATAGTGTAGTCTGCCTCTCTGAGCAGGAGATGGAAAGTCTCTCCCAATAGGTTTTGATTAGAACGGCAGAGAGGTGTGGGATTGGGCAGCAGGGACTAGCGTGTAcaagtgcaggtgtgtgtgtttgcatgagaTGGATGATGTGATGAAGCGAGTAGCTGCGTTGGGGTGGGATAATCACATGGATGAAATCTCTGGCAGGGATCCTAATGGCAGACCATGTAGCTTTCCACATGATGAACATTTGCACTCTTTCCCCATTCTAGTTCTGCAGCATTGGGCAGCAAGAAAGAACGACCCAGCCATTGTCTTTACTAACTCTGTCTTTCCCAGGACAAGGAGGACCATGAGTCATTCTTCAGAGCCCTTTGGAGATTGTAATAGTCTGTATGTGTATGCATGCTTGTGTGTTTTGCTGGTAGGTTCTTGGCTGACTGCTTTTGCAACTTCAGACTTGACAGTGGCCAACGACAGGGAGCTGTTTCATCGGCTATAAATACCACACTGCAATGTGGAGCACCGCTCTGGCAGCTGCAGGGGAACTGCTCCGCCATCGCTCACACATGAGGACAGGAAGGGTCAGAATTACACCAAGCACAGACCTTGATTGACCCCTGACATGTTTTGTGCAAACGTATGGTCTGAATGATTAAATGGGAATATTTGCCCTGGAAGCCGTGCATTTGCAGCCATCATAGACAATGATTACCTACCACAGGGCTTCATTTGAACCAGGGGAAATTTGTTGCACATGACACCACTTTTCTTCCTGAGTTCCCCATGCCCTTGCCATTGCAGACAGCTAAATGTGAGTGTTTGTGACAAATCCACGTCTGCAAAGGCAGTTGGTAGACTTTCTCAGAACATGGGGTAAATAGTCCTCAACAAACTGAACTGAGACCCTTGTTTAGAGTTGAGAACTTGAGTTGAGGCACGCAATTTGCATAATAATTATGTCCTCTGCTTTAGCTACTTGCACAAAATAAGGCCAAGGTTACTTTAATTCAGAAGAAGGGGAAAAACTAGCAACAGAAATAGACAGTAACTCTCTTGCATAGTATCTAGGTACTTTTCCACAATGTCCTTGCTCTGTGACTGTCTGAATTGCAAGAAAGTCGAAAgccgtgtttccaccgcaggaactttacccaggaactagggactttgggacagtactcggtgtgtttctaccgcaggaaccaggaactaataaagttccgggtaaaataatgcccctcagaaagttcCTGCtacgaggtagtactttttcagttccggaacttttggggcgggacttgggtgctaaacatgctgattggttgagttcacgcagtaCTGTGATTTCagccaccatttattcagatcattttcaaaatattactgttattgtgtcatgaaatgtaattttaaaagtatttcaggcaagaatgtagttgtttaaaactcaaatatgtggtttgttcataaagacagcgcctatttaaaaatgtgtttcaccgatttcggagacggtcagctctacgcgatcagcgggagctcagtaatcatgtatccgccgagagcagcctcacctcagcTAGACTGTCTGATATGtgtcgctggctctgatgtctctttagtggttaaacataaaatataatttgttttgggtgaaTCTAACAGGTGATTTTTGGTctatattcaatttatctatatgttaaaatgaaaattaaaaaagaaaattaatataatatttcatttcattgtaatggctgtatatatacacattttcctgaactaagtacatttctgtagctattattatgttcaaatgaaaacaaaaggaggcagtggtatttgatatcctatttcgttttattgtaaataaacagtgaggaaaattgcagtagccaaggcgagctcgcggacatcacactcccgagtcaaatgcgcaaagtccgaactactgaggatgcacgtccaaaatcagcgtcctttgtattgagaaatgtgcggagacctacgtcaccagtctatttgcctaatcttcctggtactttagaccgcggtggaaatgcagaaagcaacaggtctcgggggaaaaaagttcctgttacaaatgttctgggtaatttcagtggaaacgcggcataatgtgtttgtttctttctaAACTCCATCATTCACCTTGCTTTGTCATCTGTGCCAGCAAACACACCTTTCCCAAACAGAGTTGAATTAGACACACCCTTTGGCACACACATCAGCTCAAGCGAGATA harbors:
- the LOC132112897 gene encoding dynein axonemal light chain 1-like, whose translation is MAKATTIKEALVKWEEKTGEKASEATAVKLYGQIPPIEKMDATLSNLVNCERLSLSTNCIEKIANLNGLKNLKILSLGRNSIKNLNGLEAVGDTLEELWISYNLIEKLKGIHVMKKLKVLYMSNNLVKEWGEFQKLADLPALVDLVFVGNPLEEKYSADGNWIEEATKRLPKLKKLDGNPVIKQEEDEGEGES